Sequence from the Bacteroidales bacterium genome:
GTCATGCCGGAGGAGAATTGCTTCCTTTTACAAGAAAATTTAACACTGGACGAGGGCGCCCTGTCGGAGCCTCTGTCCATAGGTCTCTATGCGGTGAAACAATCCGGGATGGAGAAGGACATGAATATTGGAATATTGGGTCATGGCCCCATCGGGATGAGCGTTTACCTGACAGCCAAAGCTTACGGTGCCGGGAACACCTATGTAACCGACAAGCTGGATCCCCGGCTGGATATTGCCCGGCAGGCAGGCGCCACACAAACCGGCAATCCCGATGAAGAGGATGTTGTTCGCAAGTTCAATGAAGCTGAGCCCTCCCAGCTTGATGTGGTATTCGAATGCTGCGGAGAGCAGGATGCCCTGGATAATGCCGTTGACCTGGTAAAGCCAGGCGGAAAGATCATGATCGTCGGTATACCGGCAACGGACTGGTGGTCGTTTGACCAAAGCAAGGGCAGGAGAAAGGAGATCACCTTTATTAATGTGCGCAGACAGAACGGCACCGTTCAGGAAACCCTCGACCTGATGGCAGCCGGAAAGATACAGGCCGGCTCC
This genomic interval carries:
- a CDS encoding zinc-binding dehydrogenase → VMPEENCFLLQENLTLDEGALSEPLSIGLYAVKQSGMEKDMNIGILGHGPIGMSVYLTAKAYGAGNTYVTDKLDPRLDIARQAGATQTGNPDEEDVVRKFNEAEPSQLDVVFECCGEQDALDNAVDLVKPGGKIMIVGIPATDWWSFDQSKGRRKEITFINVRRQNGTVQETLDLMAAGKIQAGSMVTHRYSLDQTPEAFDLVSNYRDGVMKAMVQMD